A genomic region of Methanobacterium sp. contains the following coding sequences:
- a CDS encoding LLM class flavin-dependent oxidoreductase, giving the protein MKFGIEFVPNEPIDKIVKLVKLAEDVGFEYAWITDHYNNKNVYETLALIA; this is encoded by the coding sequence ATGAAATTCGGTATTGAATTTGTCCCAAATGAACCTATAGACAAGATTGTAAAGCTTGTCAAACTAGCAGAAGATGTCGGTTTCGAATACGCTTGGATCACCGACCACTACAACAACAAAAACGTGTACGAAACACTGGCATTAATTGCC